From Nitrospirota bacterium, the proteins below share one genomic window:
- a CDS encoding DUF3365 domain-containing protein yields the protein MSLAAPLVPGADTPQETTVKYILETAQAFRTVYSKTIVEQADKVGVKPTENWATEAHGIMLPAQFVKAAGAEIKNFDLGLIGLTPIYKSNLPKTKAEADALQKMMANPEIKVLTFMDGNQVKGVAADYAIVQACADCHNHHPGSPKKDFRQGDLMGAIVVRLNAK from the coding sequence ATGAGCCTCGCTGCGCCGCTCGTTCCCGGGGCCGACACGCCCCAGGAGACGACGGTCAAGTATATACTGGAGACGGCGCAGGCCTTTCGCACGGTCTATTCCAAGACCATTGTCGAGCAGGCCGACAAGGTCGGAGTCAAGCCCACCGAAAACTGGGCGACTGAGGCGCACGGGATCATGTTGCCCGCTCAATTCGTGAAGGCGGCTGGCGCGGAGATCAAGAATTTCGACCTTGGGCTCATCGGTCTCACGCCGATTTACAAGTCCAACCTCCCGAAGACCAAGGCGGAAGCCGACGCCTTGCAGAAGATGATGGCCAATCCCGAGATCAAAGTCCTGACTTTCATGGACGGGAATCAGGTTAAGGGCGTGGCGGCGGACTATGCCATCGTCCAGGCCTGCGCGGACTGCCACAATCATCATCCGGGCAGTCCAAAGAAGGATTTCCGGCAGGGCGACTTGATGGGCGCGATCGTGGTCCGATTGAACGCGAAATGA
- a CDS encoding chromosome condensation regulator RCC1 encodes MTPLVVLQGLNRHRERQMKVGLWLSPALALSACVGIAPPAHLLTDVVEIKAGERHTCALTSAGGVKCWGFNHDGQLGDGRGEDRSLPADVAGLTSGAKAITAGWRHSCAITSAGGIMCWGNNHDGQVGDGSQTDRNTPQDVVGLLTRVTAIVAGERHTCALTTNGGVKCWGNNHDGQLGDGTRTDRVTPVDVKGLTSGVTAITAAWRHTCALTTAGGVKCWGNNHDGQLGNGTHNDSPAPVDVVGLTSGVAAISARWRHTCAITSAGGVKCWGGNHDGAVGDGTRTDRPAPVDVAGLASGAKAIASGWRHVCVLMTDGNAKCWGSNHEGQLGDGTGTDQKRPVDVLQVPGEIVAITAGGQHTCALTRGSVTCWGENEDGQLGDGTFKNTLAAKAESGG; translated from the coding sequence ATGACTCCTCTCGTCGTTTTGCAAGGCCTGAACCGCCATCGTGAGCGCCAGATGAAAGTCGGCTTGTGGCTTTCCCCCGCCCTGGCCCTGTCTGCCTGTGTTGGAATTGCCCCCCCCGCGCACCTGTTGACCGACGTGGTGGAGATCAAGGCCGGCGAACGCCACACCTGCGCCCTGACCTCGGCCGGCGGCGTGAAGTGCTGGGGGTTCAACCACGACGGGCAGTTGGGCGATGGGCGGGGGGAGGACCGCAGCCTACCCGCTGATGTGGCGGGCCTGACCAGCGGCGCGAAGGCCATTACCGCTGGCTGGCGCCATAGCTGCGCCATCACGTCGGCGGGAGGGATCATGTGCTGGGGAAACAACCACGATGGTCAGGTCGGCGATGGGAGCCAGACTGACCGCAACACCCCGCAGGACGTGGTGGGACTCCTGACGCGGGTCACCGCGATCGTGGCCGGGGAACGGCACACCTGCGCCCTGACCACGAACGGAGGCGTGAAGTGCTGGGGAAACAACCACGACGGCCAGTTGGGCGATGGCACCAGGACGGATCGGGTGACCCCGGTGGACGTGAAAGGGTTGACGAGCGGCGTCACGGCGATCACGGCCGCATGGCGGCACACCTGCGCCTTGACCACCGCGGGGGGCGTGAAGTGCTGGGGAAACAACCACGACGGGCAATTGGGCAACGGGACGCACAACGACAGCCCCGCTCCCGTGGATGTCGTAGGACTGACGAGCGGAGTCGCCGCGATTTCGGCTCGATGGCGGCACACCTGCGCCATCACGAGCGCGGGCGGCGTCAAGTGCTGGGGGGGCAATCACGACGGCGCGGTGGGCGACGGCACCAGGACGGATCGCCCCGCGCCGGTTGACGTTGCGGGGTTGGCGAGCGGCGCCAAGGCCATAGCGAGCGGGTGGCGGCACGTCTGCGTCCTGATGACCGACGGCAACGCGAAATGCTGGGGGAGCAACCACGAAGGACAGTTAGGCGACGGGACGGGCACGGATCAGAAGCGCCCGGTTGACGTCTTGCAAGTCCCGGGCGAGATCGTCGCCATTACCGCCGGAGGGCAACACACCTGCGCGTTGACCCGCGGCTCCGTCACTTGCTGGGGAGAGAACGAGGACGGCCAGCTAGGCGATGGGACCTTCAAGAATACCCTCGCGGCCAAGGCGGAATCGGGCGGCTGA
- a CDS encoding PG0541 family transporter-associated protein produces MKMLMVIYRRSLDQDIRHLLKGLNVRAFTEAPKVLGMGEAGHAFDSLAWPGHNVMILSAMRNEEAEHVVAELKSFRDHLQGLQDGAKVPLRVFTLPCEQVI; encoded by the coding sequence ATGAAGATGCTCATGGTCATCTATCGGCGCTCGCTCGATCAGGACATCCGGCATTTGCTCAAGGGGCTCAACGTCCGGGCGTTTACGGAAGCGCCGAAGGTGCTGGGGATGGGCGAAGCGGGACACGCCTTCGACTCGCTGGCTTGGCCGGGGCACAACGTCATGATCCTGTCGGCCATGCGGAACGAAGAGGCGGAGCACGTCGTGGCGGAGCTGAAGTCGTTTCGCGATCATCTGCAGGGCCTTCAGGATGGAGCCAAGGTACCACTCCGCGTCTTCACCCTCCCCTGTGAGCAGGTGATCTGA
- a CDS encoding efflux RND transporter periplasmic adaptor subunit → MDREIEEESSPTPAPTPRHGRLKILLLAAGGLFLFVAAVVLFQGRQETTSSPPGGEPVSEEGTGVLPVQVIKPQRRDIAQTLTLPANISPWYQATLYAKVPGYLKWIGYDKGDAVKKGQLLAVIDAPEIKDQFEQAEADYQIKRITYERLHNVWKEDPEVIAKQDVDVARAAAEGARHLRDSRRTLLEYTRVYAPFSGVITARFADPGAMIQAATGSATQAAPLFTVMDLDTVRVYVSVPQEVAPLAKPGVPAVLTVKEARGREFRGAITRTTEALDPATRTLLVEIDMPNNERLLQPGTFVTTTLYLQHHADALAVPPAAISAGGANKGRFVFVVEHGKARLVPVKTGLDDGVWVQVVEGLSGNEDVVVVGKAGLADGVAVKASAYNLPAGKPSSQKY, encoded by the coding sequence ATGGATCGGGAGATCGAAGAGGAGAGCTCACCGACGCCAGCGCCGACGCCTCGGCACGGTCGGCTCAAGATCCTCCTGCTGGCGGCCGGCGGGCTGTTCCTTTTCGTCGCCGCGGTGGTCCTCTTCCAGGGGCGTCAGGAGACCACCTCCTCGCCGCCGGGCGGTGAGCCGGTCTCCGAGGAAGGAACCGGCGTCCTGCCGGTCCAGGTCATCAAGCCGCAGCGGCGCGATATCGCCCAGACGTTGACCCTCCCGGCGAACATCTCGCCCTGGTACCAGGCGACCCTGTACGCCAAGGTGCCCGGCTACCTGAAATGGATCGGCTACGACAAGGGGGACGCGGTCAAGAAGGGGCAACTGCTGGCGGTGATTGACGCGCCTGAGATCAAGGACCAGTTCGAGCAGGCCGAGGCCGATTATCAGATCAAGCGGATCACCTATGAGCGTCTCCACAACGTCTGGAAGGAAGATCCGGAAGTGATCGCCAAGCAGGACGTGGACGTGGCCCGGGCTGCCGCTGAGGGAGCGAGGCACCTGCGCGACTCCCGCCGCACCCTGCTGGAGTACACTAGGGTGTACGCTCCGTTTTCAGGCGTGATCACAGCCAGGTTTGCCGACCCGGGGGCCATGATCCAGGCTGCCACCGGCTCGGCCACGCAGGCGGCTCCCCTGTTCACCGTCATGGATCTGGACACGGTCCGCGTCTACGTGAGCGTTCCTCAGGAGGTGGCACCGTTGGCCAAGCCCGGCGTTCCCGCTGTCCTGACCGTCAAAGAGGCGCGGGGCAGGGAGTTCCGCGGCGCCATTACCCGCACGACCGAAGCCTTGGACCCGGCCACCCGAACCCTCCTCGTCGAAATTGACATGCCGAACAACGAGCGCCTGCTCCAGCCCGGCACGTTCGTGACGACCACCCTGTACCTCCAGCATCACGCCGACGCCCTGGCTGTTCCCCCCGCCGCGATTTCGGCAGGGGGCGCAAACAAGGGGAGATTCGTGTTCGTCGTCGAACACGGCAAAGCCCGTCTGGTTCCCGTCAAGACCGGCCTCGACGACGGCGTCTGGGTGCAGGTCGTGGAAGGGCTCTCCGGCAACGAGGACGTGGTCGTCGTCGGAAAGGCCGGTCTCGCCGACGGCGTCGCCGTGAAAGCGTCCGCCTACAATCTGCCGGCGGGCAAGCCATCCAGTCAAAAATACTGA
- a CDS encoding efflux RND transporter permease subunit, protein VVKLIFDQSLYIRQAIQTLEHEGLLGGGLACLMVLLFLGSLRYTFIIALAIPISILAAFVLLYFTGHTVNVMTLGGLALVIGTLLDNNIVVLENVHRHLGMGKTPGQAAGDGVTEVALPMLVATISILIVYLPIVFFTGIVKFLFVPLALAVAYAMVASYVSSMTVAPVAMAALIKPGAQHVEHEAHASARVFDRLFGLVVRVYERVLRWCLRHKAVVVVAVTATFLGSLGLAPRLATEFFPKVDAGQFILNVVAPEGTRVETTEAIVGRVEEVLRQEIPPADLDQIVANIGLPHGWMVLFTPVNGPHQAFLLVSLTRDHAVGTDALIGRLRSRLAAEFPGLKFSFQTGGIVSDVINFGLPAPIDIKVSGPKLAEVAEAAARIREVAARVPGTADVQVRQGMNYPELHLDVNRAKSAYLGLSEQRIVMDLVTGLSSNMTLNPGYWIDPKSNNAYFVVAQYPEQTLIRFEDFLNTPLVGSRVEEPASTFTIGTVALQQTPFPQIPSLPDPNPPSEEDGANSAPVLLRDLVDVTRKTGPETVDHYNLQRTMDVLVSVLGNDLGHVAGEVEQRLRGLDISKDIMVTIKGEADSLRAALSGFGGTLPLAMLLIYLVMVGLFRSYLDPFVIMFAVPLGFIGVIWMLLLTNTSVNLESLIGTLMMIGIVVSNSVLLVDFANNRLREGMPLEEAVVEAGRLRIRPILMTSLATILGLAPMALGIGEGSEANMPLARAVIGGLLVSTFMTLLFIPVLHVLARRRWASHGTE, encoded by the coding sequence GTGGTGAAGCTGATTTTCGACCAGTCGCTGTACATCCGGCAGGCGATCCAGACGCTGGAGCACGAGGGGCTGCTGGGGGGCGGCCTCGCCTGCCTCATGGTCCTCCTCTTTCTCGGCAGCCTGCGCTATACGTTCATCATCGCCCTGGCCATCCCGATTTCGATTCTTGCCGCCTTCGTGCTGCTCTACTTCACCGGCCATACGGTGAACGTGATGACCCTCGGCGGCCTCGCCCTCGTGATCGGCACCCTGCTCGACAACAACATCGTTGTGCTGGAGAACGTCCATCGTCACCTGGGAATGGGCAAGACGCCGGGACAAGCGGCCGGCGATGGGGTGACCGAAGTGGCGTTGCCCATGCTGGTCGCGACCATCAGTATCCTCATCGTCTACCTTCCGATCGTCTTCTTTACCGGGATCGTCAAGTTCCTGTTCGTTCCGCTCGCCTTGGCCGTCGCCTATGCCATGGTCGCATCGTATGTCTCCTCGATGACGGTCGCGCCCGTGGCCATGGCGGCGCTTATCAAGCCCGGTGCGCAGCACGTCGAGCATGAGGCGCATGCCTCGGCGCGGGTCTTCGATCGGCTCTTCGGGTTGGTCGTCCGCGTCTACGAGCGGGTGCTCCGCTGGTGTTTGCGGCACAAGGCGGTGGTGGTGGTAGCGGTGACGGCGACGTTTCTGGGCTCGTTGGGGCTGGCCCCCCGGCTGGCGACCGAGTTTTTTCCCAAGGTGGACGCGGGGCAGTTCATCCTCAACGTGGTGGCCCCCGAAGGCACGCGCGTCGAGACCACGGAGGCCATCGTCGGGCGGGTCGAGGAGGTCCTCCGGCAGGAGATTCCCCCCGCCGATCTCGACCAGATCGTCGCCAACATCGGCTTGCCGCACGGCTGGATGGTCCTGTTCACCCCGGTCAACGGCCCCCATCAGGCGTTCCTGCTCGTGAGCCTGACCCGGGACCACGCGGTCGGCACCGACGCGCTCATCGGGCGCCTGCGCAGCCGGCTGGCCGCGGAGTTTCCGGGGCTCAAGTTCTCGTTCCAGACCGGGGGCATCGTCAGCGACGTGATCAACTTCGGGCTGCCCGCGCCGATTGACATCAAGGTGAGCGGGCCGAAGCTGGCGGAGGTGGCCGAGGCGGCGGCCCGCATCCGGGAGGTGGCGGCGCGGGTGCCGGGGACGGCGGACGTGCAGGTGCGGCAGGGGATGAACTATCCGGAGTTGCACCTGGACGTCAACCGGGCCAAGTCCGCCTATCTGGGGCTGAGCGAGCAGCGGATCGTGATGGACCTGGTGACGGGGTTGAGTTCGAACATGACGTTGAATCCGGGCTACTGGATCGATCCGAAGTCGAACAACGCCTACTTCGTGGTGGCGCAGTATCCGGAGCAGACCCTGATCCGCTTCGAGGACTTCCTCAACACCCCCCTCGTCGGTTCCCGCGTCGAGGAACCGGCCTCCACGTTCACGATCGGCACCGTGGCGTTGCAGCAGACGCCGTTCCCCCAAATCCCTTCGCTCCCCGACCCTAACCCCCCTTCGGAAGAAGACGGGGCGAACAGCGCGCCGGTGCTCCTGCGCGATCTCGTGGACGTCACCCGCAAGACCGGGCCGGAGACGGTGGACCACTACAACCTCCAGCGGACGATGGACGTGCTCGTGAGCGTCCTGGGCAACGACCTGGGCCATGTGGCGGGGGAGGTGGAGCAAAGACTGCGGGGGCTGGATATCTCTAAGGATATCATGGTAACGATCAAGGGGGAGGCAGACAGCCTGCGCGCCGCGCTCTCGGGATTCGGCGGAACCTTGCCGCTGGCGATGTTGCTGATCTACCTGGTCATGGTCGGCTTGTTCCGATCATACCTCGATCCCTTCGTCATCATGTTCGCCGTTCCTCTGGGGTTCATCGGGGTGATCTGGATGCTGTTGCTGACGAACACCTCGGTCAACCTGGAGTCGCTGATCGGCACGCTCATGATGATCGGGATCGTCGTCTCCAACAGCGTGCTCCTGGTGGACTTTGCGAACAACCGGCTGCGGGAAGGCATGCCGCTCGAAGAAGCGGTGGTCGAGGCGGGCCGGCTCCGCATCCGCCCGATCCTGATGACCTCGCTGGCGACCATTCTGGGCCTCGCCCCGATGGCGCTCGGGATCGGCGAAGGCAGCGAGGCGAACATGCCGCTGGCCCGGGCCGTCATCGGCGGGTTGTTGGTTTCCACCTTCATGACCCTGCTCTTCATCCCCGTGCTCCACGTGTTGGCCCGCCGCCGCTGGGCGTCCCACGGAACGGAGTAA
- a CDS encoding TolC family protein: protein MALIPAVAFVVVAGWLPRAAVAAEEAPAAKPGGQVPASGAFLDLKQAIELALEKHPVLQTADANQKAAEARTEQARSLYLPQVYANFDTMSGAGGINPRFVAPAGAMLRQNLSQYAGGVIANQRLYDFGLTRDLVDTSKLAARAQEQDVNAQRALVILNVQRAYLTSLKRRRLVQIAEETVRERGAIRSQVNALYRQQLKSKLDLDLVQVELTNAESLLIKARNDLKASFADLNRAIGVAGQEDYVLEDIPVEVRPQRSLETLIADSLSHPELKRAKELAASAQVRTQATKKLYFPVVSAIASAGDFNTFDESRRERTGGWWTAGALVSVPLFTGFMIENQVREASAQQVAAEAGSIAIEQALTQQVTTAYLDTINFAQQIKFAEEQVTTATEALRLARQRYRLGLGSIVEVTQSEVVLTAAQTRLAEAQYDYQIARATLAYSAGLTNQASSGIPTP from the coding sequence GTGGCTCTGATCCCGGCGGTCGCATTCGTGGTGGTCGCTGGCTGGCTTCCAAGAGCGGCTGTCGCGGCCGAGGAGGCGCCGGCCGCCAAGCCTGGCGGCCAAGTTCCCGCTTCGGGGGCCTTTTTGGATCTGAAGCAAGCCATCGAACTTGCGCTGGAGAAGCACCCGGTCCTCCAGACGGCGGACGCGAACCAGAAGGCCGCCGAGGCGCGCACGGAACAGGCTCGCTCTCTCTACCTCCCGCAGGTCTATGCGAATTTCGACACGATGAGCGGCGCCGGAGGGATCAACCCGCGGTTCGTGGCGCCGGCCGGCGCCATGCTGCGCCAGAACCTGAGCCAGTACGCGGGCGGCGTGATCGCCAATCAGCGCCTGTACGATTTCGGGCTGACCCGGGACCTCGTGGATACGTCGAAGCTCGCCGCTCGCGCCCAGGAGCAGGACGTGAACGCCCAGCGGGCGCTCGTGATCCTCAACGTGCAGCGGGCCTACCTCACGAGCCTCAAGCGCCGCCGGCTGGTCCAGATTGCCGAGGAGACCGTGCGGGAGCGTGGGGCCATCCGGTCGCAGGTCAACGCGCTGTACCGCCAGCAGTTGAAGTCCAAGCTGGACCTCGATCTCGTACAGGTCGAGCTGACGAACGCCGAATCCTTACTGATTAAGGCGAGAAACGACCTGAAAGCGTCCTTTGCCGATCTGAACCGGGCCATAGGCGTCGCCGGCCAGGAGGACTACGTGTTGGAGGACATTCCGGTCGAAGTGCGGCCGCAGCGTTCGCTCGAGACGCTGATCGCCGACAGCCTGTCGCATCCCGAGCTGAAGCGGGCCAAGGAACTAGCGGCCTCGGCGCAGGTCCGTACCCAGGCCACGAAGAAGCTCTATTTCCCAGTCGTGTCCGCCATCGCCAGCGCCGGCGATTTCAACACGTTCGACGAAAGCCGCAGGGAGCGGACGGGCGGCTGGTGGACCGCGGGCGCGCTCGTGTCGGTCCCGCTGTTCACCGGGTTCATGATCGAGAACCAGGTCCGCGAGGCCAGCGCGCAGCAGGTGGCCGCCGAGGCCGGCAGCATCGCCATCGAGCAGGCACTGACGCAGCAGGTCACCACGGCCTACCTCGACACGATCAACTTCGCCCAGCAGATCAAGTTCGCAGAGGAGCAGGTCACCACCGCGACCGAAGCCCTGCGTCTGGCCCGTCAGCGCTATCGGTTGGGATTGGGTTCGATCGTCGAAGTGACGCAGTCCGAAGTGGTTCTGACCGCCGCGCAGACCAGGTTGGCCGAGGCCCAGTACGACTACCAGATCGCCAGGGCAACGTTGGCCTATTCCGCGGGCCTGACCAACCAGGCGAGCTCCGGAATCCCGACGCCGTAA
- a CDS encoding aldo/keto reductase, with protein sequence MSNEQRAPNRLIHETSPYLLQHAYNPVDWYPWGEEALRRAKELNRPILLSIGYSACHWCHVMERESFEDERIASLMNARFVCVKVDREERPDLDEIYMQATLQLNHGQGGWPMTVFLTPEQEPIFAGTYFPPTDRWGRPGFPTVLQQIAEWWRRDQDGLRQQAASVTARLRQSMQVGSPLAVGEEELDAAVAQFAEDFDSRYGGFGQAPKFPPATGLSFLLRRHARTGDGQTLLMVRKTLDGMAAGGMYDQIGGGFARYATDDRWLVPHFEKMLYDNALLAHVYLEAYQVTGETTYRRIAVETLDYILREMTSPEGGFYSATDADSEGVEGKFFVWTPEEIGEALGNEEEARRFCAYYDITPGGNWEHKNIPNTPRPLEEVAKDLGVAPEELHRSIESARLKVYGARRKRVPPGLDDKILTGWNGLMIRAMAEGARVLGEPRYRLAAERAADFLLCTLCRPDGGLYRTYRAGKAHLLACLEDYAFLAEGLVELYEAGGSERYLREAVRLAERITADFADEANGGFFTTAADHETLILRSREGPDGAAPSGNAVAASVLARLSFHYGREDFREASAKAVRAYGRQISRYPRAFTKSLIVVDLLLRGPVELAFVGRPGEPRYEALCRSVGRLYLPNRIIAHHDPAGPKTDHPLLLGKELVKGAPALYVCRNFSCQAPITDPNAVAEGLKESAKDQGGTPKTLQGSRLSGQATTGGTAAYAVRFVNRPDAPPSAALGFGPLGSTGLTTSRLGFGCYRVGLEEPEHRQALVKALREGCSLIDTSTNYGDGDSERLVGAVLAELVRSGELKREEVIVVSKIGYVQGQNLKQAEAREKAGRSYPEMVKYAEGAWHCVHPEFLADQLALSLDRLGLQTLDVCLLHNPEYFLSDAKRRGGDLARLRDQFYARLEAAFVFFESQVQAGRLRWYGVSSNTSTAEPHDPEATSLSLMLEAARRAAATAGSDTHHFAVLQCPMNLFESGACLTPNTGRDQSQTLLELAKSEGVAVLVNRPLNAMQPKRGGQGMMVRLADLPLEPQVVPFDVQRDKVAALEREYRNDIAPLVPHPGQGLPPRDYFAWAEELPRLRPLVQSLEHWNQVEAQMIAPHVNQVLRALTQHFSGDSGEKWHDWRERYLPELLALLGELRREATVKSREKTEAVARLIDPLLPELRRSESLSRKNLWILTSTPGVSCVLNGMRTPAYVEDSLAVLRWEPLPDVRPVYEAVAQA encoded by the coding sequence ATGTCGAACGAGCAGCGCGCGCCCAACCGGCTGATTCACGAGACCAGCCCCTACCTCTTGCAGCATGCCTACAACCCCGTGGACTGGTATCCCTGGGGGGAGGAGGCGCTGCGCCGCGCCAAGGAACTCAACCGGCCGATCCTCCTCTCCATCGGCTATTCGGCCTGCCACTGGTGCCACGTCATGGAACGCGAGTCCTTCGAGGACGAGCGGATCGCCTCGCTCATGAACGCGCGCTTCGTCTGCGTCAAGGTGGACCGGGAGGAGCGGCCCGACCTGGACGAGATCTACATGCAGGCCACCCTCCAGCTCAACCACGGCCAGGGGGGCTGGCCCATGACGGTCTTTCTCACGCCCGAACAGGAGCCGATCTTCGCCGGCACCTACTTCCCCCCCACCGACCGGTGGGGCCGGCCCGGCTTCCCCACCGTGCTCCAGCAGATCGCCGAGTGGTGGCGCAGGGATCAGGACGGACTCAGGCAGCAGGCGGCGAGCGTGACCGCCCGTCTGCGCCAGTCCATGCAGGTCGGCTCGCCTCTGGCGGTGGGCGAAGAGGAGCTGGACGCAGCGGTCGCCCAGTTCGCTGAAGACTTCGATTCCCGGTACGGCGGGTTCGGCCAGGCGCCAAAATTTCCGCCCGCGACCGGCCTGTCGTTCCTTCTCCGTCGCCATGCCCGGACGGGGGACGGGCAGACCCTCCTGATGGTGCGGAAGACCCTGGACGGAATGGCGGCCGGCGGGATGTATGACCAGATCGGCGGAGGCTTCGCCCGCTATGCCACGGACGACCGGTGGCTGGTTCCCCACTTCGAGAAGATGCTCTACGACAACGCGCTTCTGGCCCACGTCTATCTGGAGGCCTATCAGGTCACCGGCGAGACCACCTACCGGCGGATCGCCGTTGAGACGCTCGACTATATCCTGCGGGAGATGACCTCCCCCGAGGGAGGCTTCTACTCAGCCACCGACGCAGACTCCGAAGGGGTGGAAGGCAAATTCTTCGTCTGGACGCCGGAGGAGATCGGCGAGGCGCTCGGGAACGAGGAGGAGGCCCGGCGCTTCTGTGCCTACTACGACATCACGCCGGGCGGCAACTGGGAACACAAGAACATCCCCAACACGCCCCGTCCGTTGGAAGAAGTCGCCAAGGATCTGGGCGTCGCGCCGGAGGAGCTCCACCGCTCGATCGAGTCGGCTCGACTGAAGGTCTACGGAGCGAGAAGGAAGCGGGTTCCGCCGGGGCTGGACGACAAGATCCTCACCGGCTGGAACGGCCTCATGATCCGGGCGATGGCGGAAGGAGCCAGGGTCCTGGGAGAACCTCGGTACCGGCTTGCGGCGGAACGGGCGGCGGATTTCCTCCTGTGCACCCTCTGTCGTCCGGACGGAGGGCTCTACCGGACCTATCGAGCCGGCAAGGCGCATCTCCTCGCCTGTCTGGAGGACTATGCCTTTCTCGCCGAGGGGCTGGTGGAGCTCTACGAGGCGGGAGGCTCGGAACGCTATCTGCGCGAAGCCGTCCGTCTGGCGGAGCGGATCACGGCGGATTTTGCCGACGAGGCCAACGGAGGGTTTTTCACCACCGCCGCAGACCACGAGACGCTCATCCTGCGCAGCCGGGAAGGACCGGACGGCGCCGCCCCGAGCGGCAACGCGGTGGCCGCCTCGGTGCTCGCCCGGCTCTCGTTCCACTATGGCCGCGAGGATTTCCGGGAAGCGTCGGCCAAGGCGGTCCGGGCCTACGGCCGGCAGATATCCAGATATCCCCGCGCTTTTACCAAGAGCCTCATCGTCGTAGACCTGCTCCTGCGCGGACCGGTGGAACTGGCCTTCGTCGGCAGGCCCGGCGAGCCGCGCTATGAGGCGCTCTGCCGCTCGGTCGGCCGCCTGTACCTTCCGAACCGGATCATCGCCCATCACGATCCAGCCGGTCCGAAGACGGACCATCCCCTGCTGCTCGGCAAGGAGCTCGTCAAGGGAGCGCCGGCCCTCTACGTCTGCCGGAATTTTTCCTGCCAGGCCCCGATCACCGATCCGAATGCGGTGGCAGAAGGGCTCAAGGAATCGGCCAAGGATCAGGGGGGAACGCCGAAGACGTTGCAAGGCTCCCGTCTCTCCGGTCAAGCCACGACCGGCGGGACCGCCGCCTATGCGGTTCGCTTCGTCAACCGGCCCGATGCGCCGCCGAGCGCAGCCTTGGGGTTTGGCCCGCTCGGCTCGACCGGGCTCACGACCAGCCGTCTCGGCTTCGGTTGCTACCGGGTGGGTCTGGAGGAGCCGGAGCACAGGCAGGCGTTGGTCAAGGCCCTGCGCGAGGGCTGCAGCCTCATTGACACCTCCACCAACTATGGCGACGGGGACAGCGAGCGGCTGGTCGGCGCCGTGCTGGCGGAGCTTGTCCGGTCCGGAGAGCTGAAGCGCGAGGAAGTCATCGTCGTCTCCAAGATCGGCTACGTGCAGGGGCAGAATCTCAAGCAAGCCGAGGCGCGCGAGAAGGCGGGACGTTCCTACCCGGAGATGGTGAAGTATGCGGAGGGCGCCTGGCACTGCGTGCATCCGGAGTTCCTGGCCGATCAACTGGCCCTTTCATTGGACCGGCTGGGTCTTCAGACGCTGGATGTCTGCCTCCTTCACAATCCCGAATATTTCCTCTCGGACGCCAAGCGGCGCGGCGGCGATCTGGCGCGTCTGCGGGACCAGTTCTACGCCAGGCTGGAAGCGGCCTTTGTCTTCTTCGAGTCCCAGGTCCAAGCCGGCCGCCTCCGCTGGTACGGCGTCTCCTCCAATACCAGCACGGCCGAGCCTCACGACCCGGAAGCCACGTCCCTGTCGCTCATGCTCGAGGCGGCGCGGAGGGCGGCGGCCACGGCCGGCAGCGACACCCACCATTTCGCGGTGCTGCAATGTCCGATGAACCTGTTCGAGTCCGGCGCGTGCCTGACGCCCAACACGGGACGGGATCAGAGTCAGACCCTGTTGGAGCTGGCCAAGTCGGAGGGGGTGGCGGTGCTCGTGAACCGGCCCCTCAATGCGATGCAGCCGAAGCGGGGCGGACAGGGGATGATGGTCCGCCTGGCGGACCTGCCGCTCGAGCCGCAGGTCGTCCCCTTCGACGTGCAGCGGGACAAGGTGGCGGCCTTGGAGCGTGAGTATCGCAATGACATCGCCCCGCTGGTCCCGCACCCGGGCCAGGGCCTTCCGCCCCGCGATTACTTCGCCTGGGCGGAGGAATTGCCCCGGCTCAGACCGCTCGTGCAAAGCCTGGAACATTGGAACCAGGTTGAAGCCCAGATGATCGCCCCCCACGTCAACCAGGTCCTCCGCGCCCTGACGCAGCACTTCAGCGGCGATTCGGGAGAGAAGTGGCACGACTGGCGGGAACGGTACCTCCCCGAGCTGCTCGCGCTCCTCGGAGAGTTACGGCGTGAGGCCACGGTCAAGAGCCGGGAGAAGACCGAAGCGGTGGCCCGGCTCATTGACCCGCTCCTGCCCGAGCTCCGACGGAGTGAGAGTCTGTCCCGGAAGAATCTCTGGATCCTCACCTCGACGCCGGGCGTCAGTTGCGTCCTGAACGGGATGCGCACCCCCGCCTACGTGGAGGACTCCCTCGCCGTCCTCCGCTGGGAACCCCTGCCGGACGTGCGGCCGGTTTACGAAGCAGTCGCGCAGGCGTAG